The Borreliella afzelii genome includes the window GCACCTGTTGAAAAAATTGGCGGGTCTGAGAATTTTAGTTTTGAGTGTGAACTTTACCTTTTATCCAGGGATACCTTTTTAGAGAGAAAGTTTGAATATAAAAATTTTAAGGGGAGTACTATTGCTGATGCAATAAATTATGTGTTTAAGGACAAAGCAATCTTTTGTATGAATGAACTTGAAAAAACAAAAGTAATTAATGAGAGCTTTGCTTGTAATTCTCCAAAAGGATTAATAGAGCACTTAATTCGACTAGGATACGTTGATTCTGTTATTGTTGAGATTGGAAATCTTGGGCAAGACGTTGATTCGAAATTTATTTTTACGAATTTTGGACAATTTATTTCTGGTGAGTACAAAAGACTTGAAGATTATGGACTTTTGTTTGTCCCCCAAAGAGATTCTGAAGTTTTTAAGAATCCTAATTTAAGCTTATATCAAGCACAAGTAATGTTTACGCACAACATTAAGATTGGAGACAATCTAAGCTTTAAAGACAGGCAAGGGAATAATATTTATTGTAAGGTTAAAAATACTAGTGCTAGACTAAGTAGCACTAGGGAGTGTGTTTTAAATCTTGAGCTTTACTGTGAAGATAAAAAAGGAATGTATTATGGAAAATAATGTTTATGGGTTGGGTAGTTTAAAAGGTTCTTCTGTTGGCGCGTTAAAGCAGTATTTTTTTGAGAATGTGTTTATTTGCAGAGTAGGTATTATTAAAAGTTTTGATTTTAAAACCCAAACAGGGATTGTTACTATTAAAGAGTATGAGGGGTTAGAGATTAGTACTAGAAATATATCTAATTTTAATCTTGATTTAGCAGAAGAAGATGAAGTGGTTTTGCTTCAAAGTAATTTTAATATTTTCCAAGAAAGCGATAATAATCATTTTGACAAAAATTATTATTATATTTTAAGTGTTCTTAATCCCAAGAAAATTGGTATTAAGCTTAATGAGCTTAAAGTGAGCCTAGAAGAGTTTGATACACAAAGCGAAAATATAAAATTTAAAGGGAAAAAATTGATTATTGATGTAGATAGTATTGAAATTAAAGGTAATTTAAAGATTAATGGAACTAATTTCGAGAATCATATGCACAGTTCTGGTACTTTAACGTATGTTAATAGCAGTGGTGCGCCAACAGTTACAACTGGAAAAACAGGTCCTCTTGTTTGAATAAGTACGCAAAATCACTAATTCACAACTTAAGATTTAAGTATAAGCTTGTTAACAAGGTTTTTAGTGGGCATTTTCTACTAATGAGATTAAATTTCTTACTTGGCTTGTAAACTCTTTTGTTGCGTCAATTATTTTGCTGATATTGCTGGTTGTTAATTTAGAGTGAACTTCTAGCTGATCTTTTGTGTTTTTGTATTCATTTTTTACTTTGGTAAATTTTTCAGCCAAAACTTTATACTCCTGGGCTACTGATTTGTTGTAAAGCTTTGGGTTTGGATGAAACTTTGATCCTAAGTCCCAGTTTATTTGGCTTGAGTTTTCTTGTTCTTGCCATTTGTTAGCAGCATCCAGGACTTGTTTTATGGTGCTTGTTCCTAAAGGATCTTTAGTCTCTTCAAAAATAAGTTCACTTTTTTTGAGCTTTTCAAGCAATTTATTTTTTGTTTTTTCTATATTCTCAGTATTAATATTATTGGCGGACGTGTTGTTTGATGTGTTTGCAGAGCTTTGCTCTTTTGATAAATTTTCAATTTCATTCTCAATCTCAAGATCTTTGGATGTTTCTAAATTTTTTATTGCATTTAGTGTTTTATCTAGAGATTCTCTAACTTGTTCTGCGTATTCTTTTGTTATAAAGTTGCCATCTTCGCTTAAGTATGTG containing:
- a CDS encoding DUF693 family protein → MLIFQYDFKIEFYNTVDSKNSIGGRLAGLRPRVVIVTQNGAPDLNIVIQNTYSLNNLIISKKTKLQIFNVPLNFSDFKSADIVKIYYKKFTHQQEYQFIMAGYLGAPVEKIGGSENFSFECELYLLSRDTFLERKFEYKNFKGSTIADAINYVFKDKAIFCMNELEKTKVINESFACNSPKGLIEHLIRLGYVDSVIVEIGNLGQDVDSKFIFTNFGQFISGEYKRLEDYGLLFVPQRDSEVFKNPNLSLYQAQVMFTHNIKIGDNLSFKDRQGNNIYCKVKNTSARLSSTRECVLNLELYCEDKKGMYYGK
- a CDS encoding DUF777 family protein: MENNVYGLGSLKGSSVGALKQYFFENVFICRVGIIKSFDFKTQTGIVTIKEYEGLEISTRNISNFNLDLAEEDEVVLLQSNFNIFQESDNNHFDKNYYYILSVLNPKKIGIKLNELKVSLEEFDTQSENIKFKGKKLIIDVDSIEIKGNLKINGTNFENHMHSSGTLTYVNSSGAPTVTTGKTGPLV